GACTACGGGATCAAGTGCTCGCTCACCGACTGCACCGAGGGCTTCGCGATCGACGTCCCGTGCGGCGCTACGGGCACGTACAACATCTGCAAGCCGGCACTAAACGTCCTCGGCCTCGTCACGCTGTGCTCGGTGGGCAGCACGGAGCAGCGCATCCAAGGCTGCCGCTGATTAGCGCGCCGCGGCGGCCAGTAACCGCGCAGCCGCCGCGGGCGTGGGCCGATGCGGTGGGCCCGCGCTATGATCGAGCCGATGTCTCAATCCGGACAAGTCGCGACGCTCGTCTTTGCCGTCACACGTCCGGCCGTGGGGTGGGAGCTCTACGAGGGGACGATGCCAGAGACCGAGCTACATTCGCAGGCGATTACGCTGCTGGAGGCGCTCCTGAAGTACTGGGCGCGGCGTTGGGGGGCGCGCATCGTGACTCGGCTCCCGATCCGCTGGGTCGAGGAGGACGCGCGCATCGGGGTTGATCCCGACGTCGCCGTTCTCCTTCCGCCGCCGCCGGTGGAGGAGGGCGCGCTCGAGAGCGTCTTCACCTGGCTCCCGGGCCACGAGCCGCCGCTGCTCGCGATCGAGGTCGTGAGCAAGTCGAACGCGCACAAGGACTACTCGATCGCGCCGGCGAAGTACGCCGCGAGCGGGACGCAGGAGCTCTGGGTCTTCGACCCGCTGCTCTGCGGACCGAAGCAGGTCGACGGGCCGTATCGCCTCCAGATCTGGCGCCGCAACGGGAGCAGCTTCGAGCGCATCTACGCGGGGACCGGGCCCGCGCGTTCTCCCGCGCTCGACGCGTGGGTCGTCGCCACCGACGACGGCCGAAAGCTCCGCGTCACCAGCGACGCCGCCGCGACCGACTTCTGGCTCACGGAGGAAGAAGCCGCCGTCGCACAGAAGAACGCCGCGCTCGCGCAAAAGGACGCCGCGCTCGCGCGCGTCGCGGAGCTCGAGGCCGAGCTCGCCCGCCGCGGCGGTTAGTGCGTCGGATCCTGGAAGCGGAGGACCTTGCGCCACTCCGGGACCATGTTGTCGTCGGTGATGAGCTTGGCGCCTTCGGCGGTGGTGCGCTTCAGGATGTTGTCGCGTGACTCGAGGCCTTCGCGGTCGTAGGGGCCGTTCACGGTGTCGGGGTACGCGTAGGTGTCGGCGAAGAACTGCGCGTTGTCGGGATCGTTGACGTCGACGACGGGCTCGCCGTCGAGCTTCATCGTCTCGACGAGGTTCTTCCAACGCTGCTTGTCCCAGCTGAACGGGCTGTCGCTCACCGCGACGAAGTTCCAGACGCGGAGCGCGTGCGGGAAGACGGTGGCGGCGGTGAACTGCACGTCGTCCGACGACGTCGAGTTGAAGTAGAGGATGCCGCCGGGCGCGAGGCGCGAGCGCGCGAGCTCGAGGAACTCGACCGAGAGCAGGTTGGTGCTGTGCGCGCGCCAGTTCCAGGTCGTGTTCATGACCACCACGTCGAACCGACTCTCGGGGTGGCGGTTCAGCCAGCGGCGGCCGTCGTCGATGACGATCTCGACCTTCGGGTTCGTCAGGAGGCTCTTCACCTCGTCGTACTTGCCGATGAGCTGGAGGTAACCCGGGTTGATCTCGACGACGGTGAGC
This genomic stretch from Labilithrix sp. harbors:
- a CDS encoding Uma2 family endonuclease; amino-acid sequence: MSQSGQVATLVFAVTRPAVGWELYEGTMPETELHSQAITLLEALLKYWARRWGARIVTRLPIRWVEEDARIGVDPDVAVLLPPPPVEEGALESVFTWLPGHEPPLLAIEVVSKSNAHKDYSIAPAKYAASGTQELWVFDPLLCGPKQVDGPYRLQIWRRNGSSFERIYAGTGPARSPALDAWVVATDDGRKLRVTSDAAATDFWLTEEEAAVAQKNAALAQKDAALARVAELEAELARRGG